One Cohnella candidum genomic region harbors:
- a CDS encoding ABC transporter substrate-binding protein, which produces MSRPRKSISVLIALLLLLVAILSACSKSSSGQDSSNASSPANSASSASSGGDQSKEQITLRMTVWGAPEEVAAYKVAIKKFEEKYPNITVKLQHIPTDYDTKLTTMVAGNDVPDIAQMESASIAFPLAEQGKFYNLQEFLSSDPDINAERLVPNISYSLEPGNVIGLGPGPETFALFYNEDIFKDAGLTPPPSKASEAWTWDQFVEVAKKLTIDNKGRNATDADFDPKNIKQYGVNFPTWWGSYSNFIFSNGGDFLSEDGKSFALNQPAAVEALQKIADLINVHHVAPSPVQAKNIPAPNIALQTKKVAMDIDGQWVSAGLAQSKVHYNVGVLPIMQKPMTTVVCGMFSMFKSTKHPKEAWELMKALMDPDAAIDMITAGTWMPSYRDWYTEPTLLAKWTENLDSRPSGYKDAIVDVLLNSSHQTPTGYVKNFNKIMDIVNPALDKVWLGQQSAQEAMDSIANKAQAQVKGRRDVKG; this is translated from the coding sequence ATGTCACGACCAAGGAAATCCATATCCGTTCTGATCGCTTTACTTCTGCTGCTGGTTGCGATTCTATCCGCATGCTCGAAGTCCAGCTCGGGCCAAGATAGCAGCAATGCCTCTTCCCCCGCCAATTCGGCGAGCTCGGCATCATCCGGCGGAGATCAGTCGAAAGAACAAATCACGCTTCGCATGACGGTATGGGGAGCGCCGGAGGAAGTGGCTGCTTATAAGGTAGCCATCAAAAAGTTCGAGGAGAAATATCCGAATATCACCGTAAAACTTCAGCATATTCCCACTGACTATGATACCAAGCTCACGACAATGGTGGCGGGTAATGACGTGCCAGATATCGCGCAGATGGAATCTGCCAGCATTGCTTTCCCGCTTGCGGAGCAAGGCAAATTCTACAATCTCCAGGAATTTCTCTCGTCCGATCCGGACATCAATGCGGAAAGACTCGTTCCGAATATCTCGTATTCGCTTGAGCCGGGCAACGTCATCGGCTTAGGCCCGGGTCCCGAGACATTCGCCTTGTTCTATAACGAAGATATTTTCAAAGATGCTGGCTTAACGCCTCCGCCGTCCAAAGCATCGGAAGCGTGGACATGGGATCAGTTCGTCGAAGTCGCCAAGAAACTGACGATCGACAACAAGGGCAGGAATGCCACGGATGCAGACTTTGATCCCAAAAATATTAAACAGTATGGCGTGAACTTTCCAACGTGGTGGGGGAGCTACAGTAACTTTATTTTCTCCAACGGCGGGGACTTCCTCTCCGAAGACGGGAAATCCTTCGCGCTAAATCAGCCGGCTGCAGTAGAGGCCCTTCAGAAAATCGCGGATTTGATCAATGTTCATCATGTTGCGCCTTCTCCGGTCCAAGCCAAGAACATTCCGGCTCCGAACATCGCGCTTCAGACGAAAAAAGTGGCAATGGACATTGACGGGCAATGGGTGAGCGCAGGATTGGCGCAATCGAAAGTCCATTACAACGTCGGAGTATTGCCGATTATGCAAAAACCGATGACCACCGTGGTTTGCGGGATGTTCTCCATGTTCAAATCAACCAAGCATCCGAAAGAGGCTTGGGAGCTGATGAAAGCGCTGATGGACCCGGATGCGGCGATCGACATGATTACGGCCGGGACATGGATGCCCTCTTATCGAGACTGGTATACGGAACCGACTTTGCTCGCCAAATGGACGGAAAACCTCGATTCCCGCCCATCGGGCTATAAAGACGCGATCGTAGACGTTCTATTGAATAGCAGCCACCAAACGCCGACGGGTTATGTCAAAAACTTCAACAAGATTATGGATATCGTGAATCCCGCCTTGGATAAAGTATGGCTCGGCCAACAATCCGCGCAAGAGGCGATGGATTCAATCGCGAATAAAGCGCAAGCTCAGGTAAAGGGCCGCCGTGACGTGAAGGGCTAA
- the glmS gene encoding glutamine--fructose-6-phosphate transaminase (isomerizing) — MCGIVGYIGNRESQPILLEGLKKLEYRGYDSAGIAVFTEQGLEITKTVGRLANLEGRLSDDPLRGTVGIGHTRWATHGKPSDVNSHPHVDNTLKFSVVHNGIIENYLELKEELMHQGHRFLSETDTEVISHLISVEYEGDIVKAVQRAVSKMRGAFALGVLTEYEPDKLVAVRYASPLIIGIGEGEKYIASDIPAILEHTRDIYILNDGEMAVLTRDSVELMTIEGNLISKDVFHVDWDLMTAEKGGFDHFMLKEIHEQPKAYRDTMRGRISEDGRSVTLPELKMSAEMLRGFNRVHIVACGTAMHAGMVGKTVIEQLARVPVETDVASEYRYRSPIITKDTLVIVVSQSGETADTLAALREAQRCGARVLAITNVVGSSVAREADDVIITLAGPEIAVASTKAYTSQLIAFYLFGLYWAQANGTKSEDEVAHILAAMDSLPDQVEKILAQAETIKGVAESMSRHSSLFFIGRGIDYAVALEGSLKLKEISYIHSEAYAAGELKHGTLALIEEGIPVIALLTQEDLYEKMLSNIKETKARGANVLGIINEGFEAETAKSVDRQFAIPRTLPILTPALSVVPLQLLSYYASLALGHDVDKPRNLAKSVTVE, encoded by the coding sequence ATGTGTGGAATCGTTGGATATATCGGCAATCGCGAGTCGCAGCCGATTTTGCTGGAAGGTCTTAAGAAGCTGGAATACCGCGGATACGACTCTGCGGGCATCGCCGTGTTCACGGAGCAAGGCTTGGAAATCACCAAAACGGTCGGGCGCCTCGCTAACCTCGAGGGCCGCCTGTCGGACGATCCGCTGCGCGGAACGGTCGGCATCGGGCATACCCGCTGGGCAACGCACGGCAAGCCGTCGGACGTGAACTCGCATCCTCATGTGGACAACACGCTGAAGTTCTCGGTCGTGCACAACGGGATCATCGAGAACTATTTGGAACTGAAAGAAGAACTGATGCACCAAGGGCATCGGTTCCTGTCGGAGACCGACACCGAAGTCATTTCGCACTTGATCTCGGTCGAGTACGAAGGGGATATCGTCAAGGCGGTACAGCGCGCGGTCAGCAAAATGCGAGGCGCGTTCGCGCTCGGCGTCCTGACCGAATACGAGCCGGATAAGCTCGTGGCCGTTCGTTATGCAAGCCCGCTTATCATCGGCATCGGGGAAGGCGAGAAATACATCGCGTCGGACATTCCGGCGATTTTGGAGCATACGCGCGACATCTATATCCTGAACGACGGCGAAATGGCCGTGCTGACGCGCGATTCCGTCGAGCTGATGACGATCGAAGGCAACCTGATCTCCAAGGACGTTTTCCACGTCGATTGGGATCTGATGACCGCCGAGAAGGGCGGCTTCGATCACTTCATGCTTAAGGAAATCCACGAGCAGCCGAAAGCGTACCGCGACACGATGCGCGGACGCATCAGCGAAGACGGCCGTTCGGTGACGCTGCCCGAGTTGAAAATGTCGGCGGAAATGCTGCGCGGCTTCAACCGCGTGCATATCGTCGCTTGCGGCACCGCGATGCATGCCGGCATGGTCGGCAAGACGGTTATCGAACAACTGGCTCGCGTCCCGGTCGAAACGGACGTGGCGTCCGAGTACCGCTACCGCTCGCCGATCATCACCAAGGATACGCTGGTCATCGTCGTCAGCCAATCCGGCGAAACCGCCGACACCCTGGCCGCTCTGCGTGAAGCTCAGCGCTGCGGAGCCCGCGTGCTCGCCATCACGAACGTGGTCGGCAGCTCGGTCGCCCGTGAAGCGGACGACGTCATCATCACGCTGGCCGGCCCGGAAATCGCCGTCGCTTCGACGAAGGCTTACACGTCCCAGTTGATTGCGTTCTACCTGTTCGGTCTTTACTGGGCACAAGCGAACGGCACCAAGTCGGAGGACGAAGTGGCCCACATCCTGGCCGCGATGGATTCGCTGCCGGATCAGGTCGAGAAGATCCTCGCGCAAGCGGAAACGATCAAGGGCGTAGCCGAGTCCATGTCCCGTCACAGCAGCCTGTTCTTCATCGGCCGCGGCATCGACTATGCCGTCGCGCTGGAGGGCTCGCTGAAGCTGAAGGAAATATCGTACATCCACTCCGAGGCGTACGCGGCCGGCGAACTGAAACATGGCACGCTGGCACTGATCGAAGAAGGGATTCCGGTCATCGCGCTGCTTACGCAAGAAGACCTGTACGAGAAAATGCTTAGCAACATTAAAGAAACGAAAGCCCGCGGCGCGAACGTGCTCGGCATCATCAACGAAGGGTTCGAGGCTGAAACCGCCAAGTCGGTCGACCGCCAGTTCGCGATCCCGCGCACGCTGCCGATCCTCACGCCGGCCCTGTCGGTCGTGCCGCTGCAGCTGCTGTCCTACTACGCGTCGCTGGCGCTCGGCCACGATGTCGACAAGCCGCGTAACCTGGCGAAGAGCGTTACGGTGGAATAA
- a CDS encoding response regulator transcription factor, producing MKILVVDDEPRHRRGMASMIHVLRPEDQVLVAKDGASALELVRSEKPDAVLTDIRMPSMDGLSFLKKLEDESLRTKVVMVSAYNLFEYAQAAIRHGAYDYLLKPVEAGKVEDVLRRIESQLVEESRQHSESEALKHRLSLTSSAYRNRLLLSWLNGSLTDMERKELETLEWMQGSGTVIFSEIRIGPGNKAGFDAGAWLKHLEQAWAEFGKACTFSLHVLQEEVFQAVTIIQTAQPAQERKPEIRRTVSSLEAEWAKHGRLTHGIGPDCRCLWTDAFQAYRAAQTANLYNFHESWSGILFHDELLPTRNPILLDGEKLFEAVQGRDAEAAIAMCRAAFVQLAANGHTNPNLIKECASLTLMRMKSRIRDYVDRQIGSALTDSALNVIPLCHTYAELMAVLEIRLRDVHDALRQARLDKSEIIVAECLRWIQENVKEELTLERAAEHFFFNPSYFSTLIKSRTGRTFSDHVTETRMRRAKELLAENRLKIYEIAAECGYQDTKYFCRVFKKQNGMSPEAYKHASFPQRSREG from the coding sequence ATGAAAATATTAGTCGTGGACGATGAGCCGAGGCACCGCAGAGGAATGGCGAGTATGATTCATGTCCTGCGGCCTGAAGATCAAGTTCTTGTCGCCAAAGACGGGGCAAGCGCGCTTGAACTCGTCAGGTCTGAAAAGCCCGATGCCGTGTTAACCGATATTCGAATGCCGAGTATGGATGGTCTTTCCTTTTTGAAAAAGCTGGAGGATGAAAGCCTCCGGACCAAGGTTGTCATGGTTTCGGCTTATAATCTGTTCGAATATGCCCAGGCTGCGATTCGTCACGGGGCTTATGATTATCTCTTGAAACCGGTAGAAGCCGGGAAGGTAGAAGACGTATTGCGCCGCATTGAAAGCCAGCTTGTCGAGGAATCCCGGCAGCATTCCGAATCGGAAGCGTTAAAGCATCGGCTAAGCCTCACTTCCTCTGCCTATCGAAACCGCCTTCTTCTGTCATGGTTGAATGGAAGCTTGACGGATATGGAGCGTAAAGAGCTCGAAACGTTAGAGTGGATGCAGGGGAGCGGAACGGTTATTTTCTCTGAAATCCGGATCGGACCGGGCAATAAGGCAGGTTTTGATGCCGGAGCATGGTTGAAGCACTTGGAACAGGCGTGGGCTGAATTCGGCAAAGCGTGTACTTTCTCCTTACATGTTCTTCAGGAGGAAGTCTTCCAAGCGGTTACCATCATTCAAACAGCTCAGCCTGCCCAAGAAAGAAAGCCTGAAATACGCCGAACGGTTTCATCTTTAGAGGCAGAGTGGGCAAAGCACGGACGGCTTACCCATGGGATCGGTCCGGATTGCCGATGCTTATGGACGGATGCGTTTCAGGCTTACCGGGCAGCCCAAACCGCCAATCTGTACAACTTTCATGAGAGTTGGAGCGGCATTTTGTTCCATGATGAACTTCTTCCCACCCGCAACCCCATCCTTCTTGACGGAGAGAAGCTGTTCGAAGCGGTGCAAGGAAGGGATGCGGAAGCTGCCATAGCGATGTGCCGGGCTGCTTTCGTTCAACTTGCCGCGAATGGCCATACGAATCCGAATCTGATCAAAGAATGTGCCTCGCTCACCCTCATGAGGATGAAAAGCAGAATTCGCGATTACGTTGATCGGCAGATTGGAAGCGCTCTCACGGATTCGGCTTTGAACGTGATTCCGCTTTGCCATACCTATGCGGAACTCATGGCGGTTCTAGAGATTCGGCTCCGGGATGTACACGATGCTTTGAGACAAGCCCGGTTAGATAAAAGCGAGATTATCGTGGCCGAGTGTTTGAGATGGATTCAAGAGAACGTCAAGGAAGAATTGACGCTGGAACGGGCCGCAGAGCATTTTTTCTTTAATCCTTCCTACTTCAGCACCCTGATCAAAAGCAGGACGGGCAGAACGTTCTCCGATCATGTGACGGAGACCAGAATGCGGCGGGCCAAGGAATTGCTTGCGGAGAACCGGTTGAAAATATATGAAATAGCCGCCGAGTGCGGGTATCAGGATACGAAGTATTTCTGCAGGGTGTTCAAGAAACAGAACGGCATGTCGCCGGAAGCTTATAAGCACGCATCCTTCCCGCAAAGGAGCAGAGAAGGATGA
- a CDS encoding sensor histidine kinase, protein MKITFRYRLLASFIFLIAVPLIVLGTLFYRTSLQVVTEQAQKNVYEIVKKNNEIMDTKLRIIDQNSMALFVDKELFRVFNHLKPENKADLLAADRLVSDALRSYFSQIDEVYAYQLWTSYFTFGQPLPQGDPTNTDIYRAARQAGGKMVWYPTYDFVDMFNQPYLADGKIDFRYLFSATRVLDFSYLNNTTLEKLDPGIERPVLTISFKSDTLKSLYEKSIPDGSRFLVLDPDNRIVANSEPGRITQVYKDNWVEQLQQAGSGTRRITLDGVNTIVCFDRSQVTGWMSIVMTPESALVGSLVPVIRASTTLLAVIMGIVALIFAYFISGKITNPIKKLLGAMRSVGEGDFQTRVVVSTNDEFGILLQRFNLMNDRIRLLVSENYEIKLKEQEAEIQALNMQMNPHFLYNTLNVMNWMAIENDQKELSKTLVCLSNMLHYTSRKEWGAVHLSEEIEWMKNYFYIMSVRFEGKFTVSYEIDSMLYDYKMPRLLFQPFVENAILHGFDQTEAGGLIRIRGWIEHGTRYFEIEDNGRGMSSDAVHAILYRESSSVGIKNTIARIRMTYGEEYGVMISSDPGFGTKVTITLPLQTQ, encoded by the coding sequence ATGAAGATCACATTCCGCTACCGGTTGCTCGCCAGCTTTATATTTCTGATTGCGGTCCCGCTGATCGTGCTCGGGACTCTCTTCTATCGTACAAGCCTGCAAGTCGTGACGGAACAAGCGCAGAAAAACGTATACGAGATCGTAAAGAAAAACAACGAGATTATGGACACCAAGCTGCGGATCATAGACCAGAACAGCATGGCATTGTTCGTAGACAAGGAATTGTTTCGGGTTTTCAATCACTTGAAACCGGAGAATAAGGCGGACCTGCTCGCCGCCGATCGTCTCGTGTCCGACGCTTTAAGAAGTTATTTCTCGCAAATCGATGAAGTGTACGCTTACCAGCTGTGGACGTCTTATTTTACTTTCGGCCAGCCGCTGCCCCAAGGCGATCCGACGAATACGGATATTTACCGCGCGGCCCGGCAGGCTGGAGGCAAGATGGTTTGGTATCCCACCTACGATTTCGTGGATATGTTCAATCAACCGTATTTGGCAGATGGAAAGATCGATTTCCGCTATTTGTTCTCCGCGACGCGCGTCCTTGATTTTTCCTATTTAAACAATACGACCTTGGAGAAACTGGATCCCGGAATAGAACGGCCTGTTCTGACGATCAGCTTCAAATCGGACACGTTGAAATCCCTGTACGAGAAAAGCATTCCCGACGGTTCCCGTTTTTTGGTCCTGGATCCGGACAATCGCATCGTGGCCAACAGCGAGCCCGGCAGAATCACGCAAGTTTATAAGGACAATTGGGTGGAACAGCTTCAACAGGCTGGCAGCGGCACGCGAAGAATAACGTTGGACGGCGTGAACACGATCGTCTGCTTCGACCGTTCTCAAGTCACGGGTTGGATGTCCATTGTCATGACGCCCGAATCCGCGCTCGTGGGCAGTCTGGTTCCGGTCATTCGCGCTTCTACCACCCTTCTGGCCGTCATTATGGGAATCGTTGCGCTTATTTTCGCTTATTTCATTTCAGGTAAAATCACGAATCCGATCAAGAAGCTGCTCGGCGCGATGAGATCCGTGGGCGAAGGGGATTTCCAAACCCGGGTTGTGGTCAGCACCAACGATGAATTCGGCATATTACTTCAGCGTTTTAATCTGATGAACGATCGGATCCGTTTATTGGTTTCGGAAAATTACGAGATCAAATTAAAAGAACAGGAAGCGGAAATCCAAGCGCTGAACATGCAGATGAACCCTCACTTTCTGTACAACACATTAAACGTAATGAATTGGATGGCCATCGAGAACGATCAGAAGGAACTCAGTAAAACGCTTGTCTGCTTGTCGAACATGCTGCACTATACTTCGCGTAAGGAATGGGGAGCCGTTCATCTGTCCGAGGAAATCGAATGGATGAAAAACTACTTCTATATCATGTCCGTTCGATTCGAAGGGAAATTTACGGTCAGCTACGAGATCGATTCGATGCTCTACGACTACAAGATGCCCAGACTTCTTTTCCAGCCGTTTGTCGAGAACGCCATCCTGCACGGTTTCGATCAAACCGAAGCGGGGGGGCTTATTCGAATACGCGGTTGGATCGAGCACGGTACCCGGTATTTTGAGATTGAGGATAACGGGCGGGGAATGAGCAGCGACGCGGTTCATGCGATTTTATACCGGGAATCGTCTTCCGTCGGCATCAAGAACACGATCGCCCGTATTCGGATGACGTACGGCGAAGAGTACGGGGTCATGATCTCTTCCGATCCGGGTTTCGGTACGAAAGTGACCATCACGCTTCCGTTGCAGACCCAATAA
- a CDS encoding carbohydrate ABC transporter permease, whose product MRKGLFYGLLFTSPAILGFLIFTLGPMIASLVLSLTDYNVFREHTAFVGFDNYSKLFSGEDELFYKSLGVTFYFVLLRVPAVIFISFVIALLLNLNVRGRALFRTIIYLPSIVPAVASAMIWMWLLNPDLGLANSLLRWLHLPAGSWLYSEGSVIPSVVLTTLWGIGGTVIIFLAGLSGIPKQYYEAIEVDGGGWYSKLRHITIPMVTPTIFFNTIMTIIGSFQVFNEAYILTQGGPNNKSLFFVFYLWRTGFRDTEMGYASALAWVLFIIILFFTLIVFKTSKSWVHYEGGERT is encoded by the coding sequence ATGAGAAAAGGGCTGTTTTACGGGTTGTTGTTCACTTCGCCCGCCATACTCGGGTTTCTCATCTTCACGTTAGGTCCCATGATTGCCAGCTTGGTGCTTAGCCTGACGGATTATAACGTATTCAGAGAGCATACCGCATTCGTCGGATTCGATAATTATTCCAAGTTGTTTTCAGGCGAAGACGAACTGTTCTATAAATCGCTTGGCGTTACTTTCTACTTCGTCCTTCTGCGGGTACCTGCCGTTATTTTCATTTCTTTCGTGATTGCCCTGCTTCTGAACCTGAATGTCAGAGGAAGAGCCCTGTTTCGTACGATCATCTACTTGCCCAGCATCGTACCTGCGGTCGCATCGGCCATGATCTGGATGTGGCTGCTGAATCCCGATCTGGGCCTTGCCAACTCTCTGCTCAGATGGTTACATCTGCCGGCCGGAAGTTGGTTGTATTCGGAGGGAAGCGTGATTCCTTCCGTCGTGCTGACCACGTTGTGGGGAATCGGGGGCACGGTCATCATTTTCCTCGCAGGACTGTCAGGCATTCCCAAGCAGTATTACGAGGCGATCGAAGTGGATGGGGGCGGGTGGTACAGCAAGCTGCGTCACATTACGATTCCGATGGTCACGCCGACGATTTTCTTCAATACCATCATGACGATCATCGGATCTTTCCAGGTGTTTAACGAAGCTTATATTTTAACGCAAGGCGGACCGAACAATAAGAGTTTATTTTTCGTGTTCTATCTTTGGCGAACGGGTTTCCGGGATACGGAAATGGGGTATGCGTCCGCGCTCGCGTGGGTGCTGTTCATCATTATCCTGTTTTTCACCTTGATTGTGTTCAAAACCTCGAAATCATGGGTGCATTACGAAGGAGGGGAGCGTACGTGA
- a CDS encoding glycoside hydrolase family 127 protein, whose protein sequence is MTPIESQIMKWQSVPFTKVNIDDAFWRPRLEVLKHVTIKTCIAQCKETGRISNFAKAAGLMDGEFEGIYFNDSDVYKVLEGAAYLLMSNRDPELESETDRMIELIAAAQEPDGYLCTYYTLVAPESKWTDMEKHEMYNGGHLIEAAVAYFEATGKRKLLDVACRMADHYDRLFGPGKRHWVEGHEEIELALVKLYRVTREERYWKLALWLLEERGHGHGKGEIWDKEEWGPAYCQDDVPVRDIERVTGHAVRAMYLYSAMADVVHASGDLAYVDALHRVWAHTVERNMYVTGGIGPSRDNEGFTTDYDLPNETAYCETCAAIAMAFWNHRMNLLFGDAKYADVVEREMYNGALAGISLSGDKFFYVNPLASKGGHHRVEWFGTSCCPTNLVRFLPSIGQYAYARTDDGLVVNQFMNGEAEFEIGNGLNVKLKQTTYYPWDGKIELAVNPERTGKFAVRLRVPGWCRGYKLEVCGAPLFGAEALTDRGYLILDRQWSPGDSIVLQLDMPVEVVRARAEVEANRGRLAIQRGPVVYCMEQADNPELNDDAFALSPRDPFHICYRPDLLGGVTLMTGKEENGKPCVLIPYYAWDNREKGFMQVWIREVENQLLYLY, encoded by the coding sequence ATGACACCCATAGAAAGCCAAATCATGAAATGGCAGAGCGTTCCCTTTACGAAAGTGAATATCGATGACGCTTTCTGGCGTCCGCGTCTAGAAGTCCTAAAACATGTGACGATAAAGACCTGCATTGCCCAATGCAAGGAAACCGGGCGCATATCGAATTTCGCTAAAGCTGCCGGTCTGATGGACGGAGAATTCGAAGGCATCTATTTCAACGACTCCGATGTGTACAAGGTGCTCGAAGGCGCAGCCTATCTGTTGATGTCGAACAGGGATCCGGAGTTGGAATCGGAAACCGACCGGATGATTGAGCTCATCGCCGCCGCGCAGGAACCGGATGGCTATTTATGCACTTACTACACATTAGTGGCGCCCGAGAGCAAATGGACGGACATGGAAAAACATGAAATGTATAACGGCGGTCATTTGATCGAGGCGGCGGTCGCTTATTTCGAAGCGACAGGCAAACGCAAGCTTCTGGATGTCGCCTGCAGGATGGCAGATCATTACGACCGCTTATTCGGCCCCGGTAAACGCCATTGGGTAGAGGGCCATGAGGAAATCGAACTGGCACTTGTCAAGCTGTATCGCGTTACCCGTGAGGAGCGTTATTGGAAGCTCGCTCTTTGGCTGTTGGAGGAACGGGGGCATGGCCACGGCAAGGGGGAAATATGGGATAAGGAAGAATGGGGGCCGGCATACTGCCAGGACGATGTTCCGGTTCGGGACATCGAAAGGGTTACCGGGCATGCCGTCCGTGCCATGTATCTATACTCGGCAATGGCGGATGTTGTTCACGCTTCGGGTGATCTTGCCTATGTCGATGCCTTGCATCGCGTTTGGGCGCATACCGTGGAACGAAACATGTACGTGACGGGAGGAATCGGACCTTCCAGGGATAACGAAGGTTTTACCACGGACTACGATCTTCCGAACGAAACGGCTTATTGCGAGACCTGCGCCGCGATCGCCATGGCGTTCTGGAATCATCGGATGAACCTGCTGTTCGGCGATGCCAAATATGCCGACGTGGTGGAGCGTGAAATGTACAACGGCGCTTTAGCCGGCATTTCATTGTCCGGCGACAAGTTTTTCTACGTCAATCCGCTGGCGTCGAAAGGCGGCCACCACCGCGTAGAATGGTTCGGTACGTCCTGCTGCCCAACCAATTTGGTACGGTTTCTGCCTTCCATAGGCCAGTATGCTTATGCGCGGACGGACGACGGACTCGTCGTAAACCAATTCATGAACGGCGAAGCGGAATTCGAGATCGGCAACGGACTTAACGTAAAGCTGAAGCAAACGACTTATTACCCGTGGGACGGCAAGATCGAGCTTGCGGTAAATCCTGAACGAACAGGGAAATTCGCCGTTCGATTACGCGTTCCGGGTTGGTGCCGGGGTTACAAACTGGAGGTTTGCGGAGCCCCCCTCTTCGGAGCCGAAGCGCTGACGGACCGCGGGTACCTGATTCTGGATCGACAATGGTCACCTGGGGATTCCATCGTACTTCAACTGGACATGCCTGTGGAGGTCGTACGCGCCAGGGCGGAGGTAGAAGCCAATCGCGGTCGTCTTGCCATTCAGCGTGGACCCGTTGTTTATTGTATGGAGCAAGCGGATAATCCGGAATTAAACGATGACGCTTTTGCCCTATCTCCCCGGGACCCGTTCCATATTTGTTACCGTCCGGATCTGCTTGGAGGCGTAACTTTAATGACCGGTAAAGAGGAAAATGGGAAACCTTGTGTTTTGATTCCTTACTATGCTTGGGACAACCGGGAGAAAGGCTTCATGCAGGTTTGGATTCGAGAGGTAGAGAACCAGCTCCTATATCTCTATTAA
- a CDS encoding carbohydrate ABC transporter permease has translation MFIIPFVWLLRSSLMDLSQIFTMPPEWIPKPFHWDNFHRALTTLPFGTFFTNTLIIVVSVLVGTVVTSSIAAFGFSRIQWKGRDAIFGILMSSMMLPAAVTLIPSFLGWKMLGFYDTYYPLIVPAYFGGGIFNIFLLRQFYLTIPRDFDEAAFVDGATYFQIYMRIIMPLSRSVLIVVSLFSFLGSWNDFMGPLIYVKSDSLFTLALGLQMFQGTYTAQWDLLMAASAAVVLPCVIVFLIGQRYFLEGITLTGLKG, from the coding sequence ATGTTTATTATACCGTTCGTATGGTTGCTGCGAAGTTCGCTCATGGATTTATCGCAAATTTTCACCATGCCGCCGGAATGGATTCCGAAACCTTTTCATTGGGACAATTTCCATAGAGCCCTTACGACCCTGCCGTTCGGTACCTTCTTCACCAATACGCTTATCATCGTGGTCAGCGTTCTTGTCGGTACTGTCGTGACAAGCAGTATCGCGGCGTTCGGGTTTTCTCGGATTCAATGGAAAGGAAGGGACGCCATATTCGGCATTCTGATGTCAAGCATGATGCTGCCGGCGGCCGTAACCCTGATTCCCAGCTTTCTCGGTTGGAAGATGCTCGGCTTCTATGACACGTATTACCCGTTGATCGTACCGGCGTATTTCGGCGGCGGAATCTTCAATATTTTCCTGCTGCGTCAATTCTATTTAACCATTCCGCGGGATTTCGATGAAGCGGCCTTCGTCGACGGAGCCACTTATTTTCAAATCTACATGAGAATTATCATGCCGCTAAGCCGTTCCGTTCTTATCGTAGTGTCCTTATTCAGCTTTTTGGGATCATGGAACGATTTCATGGGCCCGCTCATTTACGTGAAAAGCGACAGCCTGTTTACCCTTGCGCTCGGGTTGCAGATGTTTCAGGGAACCTATACCGCGCAATGGGATCTGCTCATGGCGGCTTCGGCAGCCGTCGTGCTGCCTTGCGTCATCGTGTTTCTGATCGGGCAGCGCTACTTCCTTGAAGGGATTACGTTGACCGGCCTCAAAGGATGA